The stretch of DNA aactaaaaagagtatagtgaaaCTTCTCCCTACTCTTCTATTGGTTCAGCTGCTTGAATTGGTGTATTGATTGTACTTTGAACTCATTGTTCGTTTTGGATCTACATACAAAATGAATGCTGCAAAGAAGCACAATATATCAACATATTGCAAAGAGAAGGAAGATTACAAGAATTTCTACAATTGACGTTGTTGGATCAATGTGATGAAACCAATAACAAACACAACAAGGATGAAGCATATATTCTAAGCCTTACTCTATCACaaccacaacaacaacaagtgACGCAAACCAATGATTAGGCATATAGTAGTGAATTTAAATCAGTAGAAGAATGTGAAAAAAGTATTGGCATTACTCTAGATGATGATGATTAAAATGCAACTACACTAACTGAACAAGATTATGCACGTATTCCTAGTAGTGGCGGCGTAGCTTGCTATATACCAAGCCTTCctctatcacaaatacaacaacaacaacaagtgCCGCAAACCAATGATAATGCATATAGTAGTGAAATTAATTCAATAGAAGAATGAGAAAAAAGTATGGGCATTACTGTTTAGAGGGTAAATTATAGGCAAATCTGAAAATTAGATATGCAATTGTCAGCATTATCCACCTAAATCCCAAAAATAGTATTTTCTTTTtcactaaaatataatatatcaacTAATTATCAAAAGAAAACATACCAATAATAGTATATGCACTTGTCATGATTATGTACTCAAATCCCAACAATTAGAGTTAATCTAATCTaacctaataatattaatatcaaAAGATCAGAATCAATCATCAAAAGAAAGCATATAAGCAATTGAAAAAACTAAAAGCAAAGAATGAAGAAAAGAAACATATGAAatgaatacaaaaaaaaaaaaaagaaataaagaaagagGAGGAAACTTGGAAAAGAAGGCCATTGAAATCGTTGGTATTGCTTAGATTACAAAAAAAGTCAGCAACCTCTGATGTCAGATAGAAGAAAGCTAACGTTCACGTCAAAAGGCAAATTATAGGCAAATCTGATATTATTGATCACTTCCCATCGTTATGTTTAGAGGCATATTATTGTGGTATCTTTTTGTACACAATAAAAGGCTAAAGGCCGGAGGATATATGATTTTCCACCAATAAATGTACCACTTTAACTCTTGTACAATGTAAGTATACTATTGTCTGcaccaatatatatattacatataaataaatacaatgtgTAATGTAGTCATGATATAGTGATTACATTTATTAAATTCATATGggcttaaaaattaaagaagctAAAAAAATACTGAAACCAAGCTTGATCGGGTGAATTACCTGTGAGAGAGACTGAAGTTGGCCATGTTGTAAGGGGAAAACAGAGTGATCCTTTCTGGTGAAGTGATTTCCGCCATTGGAGCTGGTGCGGTGGTGCCTATGCACAATTAAAATGAATGCTGAGAGACCagagtatatataaaaaataagacTGATATTAATAGACTATTTTATCATATTCGCCCCCTCCTTTTATAAACAAACTGAGGTCtatcaaaaaaattgtaaaatgaaTGCGGAGAGGTCTACTCTCAATTATTGCtcattcaaatatatatatatatataaacccaTTTCGACTTTTCATCAAACACCAAGAGTGCATGGTTGATACAAAAATCAGAgctgtatataatatatatatctaataattaaaaacaacaacaataacataTATGAGTTTAATGAAACTATATCTTTGCAAAATCTCATATCGCAATATATATGGCTTTAATGAATGCTGGTGCGGTGGTGCGGTGTTGGAGACCAGAGTCCCTTCAATGATGAGGAATCCACCTTGGGTGGATCTTTGCGTGTAGTACTCAGCCAAAGTCGGCCCGTGGATTTCATTCAAAGCTCTGCATCTAGTCATGGGCGCAAGCACCACCCTACAAACCATAACAGAATCTCATAATTACTCCAAATTCTCACAAGAAAAATTACTCAAACTACAGATCTCTAAACCCAGAAAACATAATTAAACACTCCCTTCTCCTCCCCAAATTGATCGGGTTAAAgaagttaaaaaaaaacactgAAACCAAGCTTGATCGGGTGAAGAGTTAGAGAGCTTGATCCGATTAAGAACCCAAATAGTTTTCAATCATCGACTCCAATTGAGAATgagaaatttttttcttcttccatGCCTCCAATTGTTATTCTTTGTAAACGAAAGTACAGATTAAGAACCCAAACCATATTCATGATTATGATCCTCTAATGACAAGCAATGGTTATCAATCGTAGAACAAATCGTAAGAACCCAAATGGTTTTCAATCGTCGACTCCAACTGAGAGTGAGAAAACGATTaaacgaaaaaaaatttaaaaaattgaaaatatgggTTTGTTAGAGttatatgtggctaagatgatttttttttttaaatttaaaaagaagattgtttaattttttggtttaattattggatttattttttggtttaatttattttttggtttaaatatatatatatatacataaaatatttcTTGAACACATgcactaattaattatatataggaTACTTCTAATGTGGTGACATTGGTTTTGTCCCCATAGAATACCGACACTGGACTATAGATTATAATGACTTTGTGATTCTCACAATAAGTAATGTGTAGATAACAGTATATTATAATTtgagaaataatttttttctatttcttttttaCACGTGTGCATCaaatctctcttttttttttcattattgatatttattttcaagataCAATCACAATTCATTTTTGGTCttcttagattttttttcttcttttaatattatcatgttttttttttctttgcaatGATGTGTTGTTagtttaacaaaaaaaacattaaataaaaataacatcttTATAGTTTAGATAACTAGTAGTAGTGGCCTACTATTACTACTCCATAGGAAGTCTATAAATTGAAGTTACCATCCTCATTATTGAAGAGTTTTTTAGATCCAAAGTAAATACAGAGAAGCTTATCGAGAGAGATCATTCAAGGTCTCACTCATTCGAGTGCTGGAACTTTCAATCTTCCATCAGTTGTGGATCTAATGCAACCATAAATCAAATCTCTTCTTATAGAGCTCTGTTGAGAATTATGGGGTTCCAACTCAAAATCAATGAGTAGAGTAGctcatattcttatatataGTTTAATTTTCTACTATTTATTCTATGTGGGACAATATCCACAACAACCTCCAACCCCCATTTcattgtcttttttatttttctcagtaTTAGATTCCCTCTTTCActctaaaattttgtttttctcatAGTTCTGCAAGCAATTAGGAGTCCTCTTACAATGTTGTCTTACTTTGGGACTGTTATATCTGATTGTAAAACTCTGTTAGAAGGTTTGAATGATGTTTCTGTTCTTTTTATTAGACAATCTGCGAATAGTGTTGCTCATTACTTGGCTAAAGCATCCTATTCTGTTGTTGATCGTGTTATCAGAAGTAATGATGTTTCTTCTGATTTTCATAATGTAATCTTAAAGGATTGCAGTTAATAAAttgatgatttattttcaaaaaaaaataatagtaacTTGTTTAACTCGAAggaaacattaattaataatatatttgatCCAAAATTACTAATGATACAATTATTAGAGCATTATTATTTGGTTTCCAATAAAATGTTGAAGACTTacaagttatttttatttataatttgtcTAAATTAAgacttaaattttataaaaataaattagagcTTATTCTTAAATAAATGATTCTTAAAAaggaattttattatataatgtaaattttgtatatgactataaataggtacaagtcactacaaaaaaagatcatttttagtgacaaccttttagtcacaacaaaaaaacaaattatgACTAaatatgtgacttttagtcacagcaaaaaaattacttgtgactaaacataatatttagctacaagttattactaatttagttttagtcgcaacaagtattgtgactaaaactacatttagtcacaataaattgtaatttttgtggcTAATACTTCTAGCCACagattttttaatcacaatgtaggaataaaaatttataattagtcacaactttcttacttttagtcataaattttgttgtgactaaaagaaaGAATTTTTGTAGTGAGTAATTGTCACTGgtttaattttagttttgtgATTAAATACTTTTGGCAACAAAATTTTTACTAATAACATATGTATTAGTtacaaatttttcatttttaactaCAACTTAAGTAAGATTTTTTAGTTACGATTTtagttttatgtttttttttaaatgaaatagcAATTTCATTGAAATATATATTAGCATTTAGAGTACAAAAGTGTTTCTAGATCAGCCCAAACATGCTCGAATATGCTACAACcaaagaaaaatcaagaatATAATAAAAGATATATATGGTAATAGATAGATATAATCTTCATTCAAGACCAAGAAAAAAAGATAGaaagtaattaaattttatttctctttccttcaaaaaaaaaaagaaattttatttCCCTTGGTGATAGAtaatatgcatatataatacTAATGATTATATGCTTATTTCAAGGGTATAGCACACCATAATTAGATCACTAATTAATTAAGGAAAAACCTCAATAAGTGTCTTTACACCAAACATGGGTGTAACTTTACAGCTACTAAAACCAGCTTCAAAGAAGATTTTCTCCCAATCCTTTTTGGTTCTCTCTCTCCCAGTCAAAGCAGTCATCATTAACATATCAAAGTAGAGCAAAGTCTCCATTGCTAAATGATCTTCTGTTTTGCTATTTATGACATTATTGTCTATTATCagaacctttcctccaccattccTTGAGATTGCATCTCTACAATTCTTCAAAATCTTAGTGCATTCCTCATCACTACAACCTGATAAAACACactatacaaaaagaaaaataaaagtgttatagaaaaggaaataaTAACACtttattagtacaattaatataaagtattataataataacataGATACCTTGAATAGAATTGCATCAGCTTGAGGAACTGTTTGAAACATGTCACCCTCAATAAACTTCAAGTTCTGAGTATTGTTATGAGAATTGGCATCAACTGCATAGGCTAGATCATACACTGAGCATTGCAAGTGTGGAAATGCTTCAAGGAGCATCTTACACATTAATCCGGTATTCCCTCCAACATCTACCAATGTAGTTATTCCCTCGAAAACCGACTTAAAATCCTTGAGAACAAATTTCAAAACCCCGGAATCACTTTCCATTCCTTCATTCAAACGATCACCGAATCCATCAGTATTCTTCCCCCAGTACTCGTACAAGCTCAACCCCTCATCGTTGGCTAAATGAAATGGCGTGGTTGGACTTTCTTTCTTTAGCCAATTTCCAATTGACCCGAATGCAGTTACAGTAACTGGCTCAAGAACCGCAAGAACATAGGGCCCCACGCTTGGGACGCCATTATTTTTACCACCAGTCAAAAGTAATTTGGAAGAAGGCGTGAGGCCAtatacttcttcttcttctttgtcgtCGTTGTATCCTTTTTCGTTTGTGAAGATGCCAGAGTGTACCAGTACACGCATCACACGACGAAGAAAGTTAGTCCTCGATTGAGGAATTTGAAGGGCAGAGACCAACTCATGAAGAGAAATGGTTTGGTCTTTGCCTTTGTTGAATATTATGTCCGGTATGCCTAACTCCACAGCTGATTTTAGAGCCATAGAACTTGCATAGCTTAACATATGCTTGTACAAATTGACATAACCTTGGGATAACTCTTGAGTAGTAGTAATAGTATTTTCATTAATAGAACCCATAATGatgatatgattattattaattactatataTTGATCAAAAGAAAAACTCACACAAATATTTCTATGCTTATAACTTTCAACTTCTAAGCTAGTTTATATAGCACTCCTCCACAAGTGTTGTGTGGATGTAATTTtactataaaattattaaaattgaattaaaaaaaaaaatgagaattattaatttgaataa from Cannabis sativa cultivar Pink pepper isolate KNU-18-1 chromosome 2, ASM2916894v1, whole genome shotgun sequence encodes:
- the LOC133028938 gene encoding isoflavone 4'-O-methyltransferase-like, which codes for MGSINENTITTTQELSQGYVNLYKHMLSYASSMALKSAVELGIPDIIFNKGKDQTISLHELVSALQIPQSRTNFLRRVMRVLVHSGIFTNEKGYNDDKEEEEVYGLTPSSKLLLTGGKNNGVPSVGPYVLAVLEPVTVTAFGSIGNWLKKESPTTPFHLANDEGLSLYEYWGKNTDGFGDRLNEGMESDSGVLKFVLKDFKSVFEGITTLVDVGGNTGLMCKMLLEAFPHLQCSVYDLAYAVDANSHNNTQNLKFIEGDMFQTVPQADAILFKCVLSGCSDEECTKILKNCRDAISRNGGGKVLIIDNNVINSKTEDHLAMETLLYFDMLMMTALTGRERTKKDWEKIFFEAGFSSCKVTPMFGVKTLIEVFP